From one Trachemys scripta elegans isolate TJP31775 chromosome 14, CAS_Tse_1.0, whole genome shotgun sequence genomic stretch:
- the CHMP6 gene encoding charged multivesicular body protein 6 (The sequence of the model RefSeq protein was modified relative to this genomic sequence to represent the inferred CDS: added 63 bases not found in genome assembly) translates to MGNLFGRKRRSRVTEQDKAVLQLKQQRDKLKQYQKRITLNLERERSVARQLLRDGKKEKAKLLLKKKRYQEQLLDKTENQISNLERMVQDIEFTQIEMKVIEGLKIGNECLNKMHEVMSVEEVERIIDETQDAVEYQKQIDEMLAGSFTEEDEDAILEELNAITQEQLELPEVPAEPLPEKTPEASPVKIKAKPELVAAS, encoded by the exons CAACTGAAACAGCAGCGGGATAAACTGAAGCAGTATCAGAAACGGATCACTCTGAATCTGGAAAGAGAGAGATCTGTAGCCCGGCAGCTGCTGAGAGATGGCAAGAAAGA AAAAGCCAAGTTATTGCTAAAGAAGAAGCGCTACCAAGAGCAGCTGCTAGATAAAACAGAAAACCAAATCAGCAACCTGGAACGCATG GTCCAGGATATTGAATTCACCCAGATTGAAATGAAGGTGATTGAAGGCCTGAAAATTGGCAATGAATGTCTGAATAAAATGCATGAG GTCATGTCAGTAGAAGAAGTGGAAAGAATAATAGATGAAACCCAAGATGCTGTGGAATATCAAAAG CAAATCGATGAAATGTTGGCCGGCAGCTTCACCGAAGAAGATGAAGATGCCATTTTAGAAGAATTAAATGCCATTACTCAG GAACAGCTCGAGCTCCCTGAAGTTCCCGCTGAGCCACTCCCGGAAAAGACCCCAG AAGCATCACCTGTCAAGATCAAGGCCAAGCCAGAACTGGTGGCAGCATCTTAA